From Methylomonas sp. EFPC3, a single genomic window includes:
- a CDS encoding chaperone modulator CbpM, whose translation MSGSLTAIAIDAILEEHGLTLRQLAALAAVDHEWISHHVAEGLLTPSRHGEEWRFSSATLLRVKRIAAIERQFEAIPELAALVADMQEEIDDLRRRLRRAGLE comes from the coding sequence ATGTCCGGATCGTTGACCGCCATCGCCATAGACGCCATTCTTGAAGAGCACGGCCTGACGTTACGGCAGCTTGCCGCGTTGGCCGCGGTGGACCACGAATGGATCAGCCACCACGTTGCCGAGGGCTTGCTGACGCCAAGCCGACACGGCGAAGAGTGGCGTTTCTCCAGTGCCACGCTGCTGCGGGTAAAGCGTATCGCCGCCATTGAGCGCCAATTCGAGGCGATACCGGAACTGGCCGCGCTGGTCGCCGACATGCAGGAAGAAATCGACGACCTGCGGCGTCGTCTCCGCCGCGCCGGCTTGGAGTAG
- the cysN gene encoding sulfate adenylyltransferase subunit CysN translates to MSHQSDLIATDINAYLAQHERKELLRFLTCGNVDDGKSTLIGRLLHDSKMIYEDQLAAVQADSVKSGTTGAGKIDLALLVDGLQAEREQGITIDVAYRYFSTSTRKFIIADTPGHEQYTRNMATGASTCDLAVILIDARYGVQTQTKRHSFIASLLGIKHIIVAVNKMDLVGYSQETFEKIRDDYMTFVKHLDLHDIHFIPMSALDGDNVVNPSANMPWFSGLPMMELLNSIEIASDHNFDDARFPVQYVNRPNLDFRGFCGTVASGIFHKGDAITALPSGKTSTIKSIVTFDGDLQQAFAGMAVTLTLNDEIDISRGDVILGQQQTTPSVADKFKANIVWMTEQAMLPGRQYVIKLATRSVSGSVATIHHRIDVNTLEHHDADELKLNEIGLCTVAVNAPVVFEPYKRNKATGSFIIIDRLTNVTVGAGMIVGDASKDEWAPVTAEERASRFGQTATIVALAGADAKTMAYHLERRLFDTGHAATVLEQADSGLAAAIKNAGLICLAVGLAADAADLAFDADQMSVDDIYATLKQREVVR, encoded by the coding sequence ATGTCCCACCAATCCGACCTCATCGCCACCGACATCAACGCCTATTTGGCGCAACACGAACGCAAGGAGTTGCTGCGATTTTTGACCTGCGGCAACGTCGACGACGGCAAGAGTACCTTGATCGGCCGCTTGTTGCACGACTCGAAAATGATTTACGAAGACCAGTTGGCCGCGGTGCAGGCCGATAGCGTCAAGTCCGGCACCACCGGCGCCGGCAAGATCGATTTGGCTTTGTTGGTCGACGGTCTGCAGGCCGAGCGCGAGCAGGGCATCACCATCGACGTCGCTTACCGTTATTTCTCGACCTCGACCCGCAAATTCATCATCGCCGACACCCCCGGCCACGAGCAATATACGCGCAACATGGCCACCGGCGCCTCGACCTGCGATTTGGCGGTGATCCTGATCGACGCCCGCTACGGTGTGCAAACCCAGACCAAGCGCCACAGTTTCATCGCCTCGCTGCTGGGCATCAAGCACATCATTGTCGCGGTCAACAAAATGGACTTGGTCGGCTACAGCCAGGAAACCTTCGAAAAGATTCGCGACGACTACATGACTTTCGTCAAACATCTGGATTTGCATGATATCCATTTCATTCCGATGTCGGCTTTGGACGGCGACAACGTCGTCAACCCCAGCGCCAATATGCCTTGGTTCAGCGGCCTGCCGATGATGGAATTGCTGAATAGCATCGAAATCGCCAGCGACCATAATTTCGACGACGCCCGCTTTCCGGTGCAGTACGTCAACCGGCCGAATCTTGATTTCCGCGGCTTCTGCGGTACCGTGGCGTCGGGTATTTTTCATAAGGGAGATGCGATTACCGCGCTGCCGTCCGGCAAAACCAGCACGATTAAATCGATCGTGACTTTCGACGGCGATCTGCAACAAGCTTTCGCCGGCATGGCCGTGACCTTGACGCTGAATGACGAGATCGACATCAGCCGAGGCGACGTCATCCTGGGCCAGCAACAAACCACACCCAGCGTCGCCGATAAATTCAAGGCCAACATTGTCTGGATGACCGAACAAGCCATGCTGCCCGGTCGCCAGTACGTGATCAAACTGGCCACCCGCAGCGTGTCCGGTTCGGTGGCGACGATTCACCATCGCATCGACGTCAACACCTTGGAACACCACGACGCCGACGAATTGAAACTGAACGAAATCGGCTTATGCACCGTGGCGGTCAACGCGCCAGTGGTGTTCGAACCCTATAAGCGCAATAAAGCCACCGGCTCGTTCATCATCATCGACCGTTTGACCAACGTCACCGTTGGCGCCGGCATGATCGTCGGCGATGCCAGCAAGGACGAATGGGCGCCGGTCACTGCTGAGGAACGCGCCAGCCGCTTCGGCCAAACCGCCACCATCGTCGCCCTCGCTGGCGCTGATGCCAAAACCATGGCTTATCATCTGGAGCGTCGCCTGTTCGACACCGGTCACGCCGCGACGGTATTGGAGCAAGCCGATTCGGGATTGGCCGCCGCGATTAAAAACGCTGGTTTGATCTGCTTGGCGGTAGGTTTGGCAGCCGATGCCGCCGATTTGGCCTTCGACGCCGATCAAATGAGCGTCGACGACATTTACGCCACATTGAAACAGCGCGAAGTGGTGCGTTAA
- a CDS encoding tetratricopeptide repeat protein → MKAQPKQPQPAELQAIHQLYQAGQIPLAEIRAQGLLNAYPKSLPLLNLLGMCQQLQGKLREAAASFRKMIAIDPNIAEIHFNLGAIYTQLNDAKGAIAAYRKALQIKPDLTVAHFNLGALLQQQNQWQDAAKHYRTAVEQQPGYYQAWANWGAVLQTLGDLKAAEQCYRKALEINADALGYFNLGTNLYDQGAHGQAIDAFKAALRLDPQFADAWNDLGEIYRDQGNMEEAVRCYRAALQANPDHGRANYNLGESYCLGGQFEQAIPYFSASDFADAQERVLLCLYKTRQFDAFKQRLDELIAQDRHNSVLLGSLATHYATNFRQSDVYGYCRDPMAFVQHTRIAELTEPGSALLNQLLDDVKHLAIAERKQGRLYYGMQSAGNLLQRPEASFQQLATLIRAKVKAYQQHFAGSDDALIRLFPKTLEFASSWYLRMDQGGYLTSHIHEEGWISGCVYLQLPDKCNNHEGSFEYGTDGDDYPRLHDDFPTQIVDQKVGDLVLFPSSLFHRTIPFNSDQERICIAFDIKPGR, encoded by the coding sequence ATGAAAGCCCAGCCCAAACAACCGCAACCGGCGGAATTACAGGCCATCCATCAACTGTACCAGGCCGGCCAAATCCCGTTGGCGGAAATCAGGGCGCAAGGCTTGTTGAACGCCTACCCCAAATCCTTGCCGCTGCTGAATTTGCTGGGCATGTGCCAACAGCTACAAGGCAAGTTGCGCGAGGCGGCGGCCAGCTTCCGCAAGATGATCGCCATCGATCCCAATATCGCCGAAATCCATTTCAACCTCGGCGCGATTTATACCCAACTCAACGACGCCAAAGGCGCCATCGCCGCTTACCGCAAGGCGCTACAAATCAAGCCGGATCTGACCGTTGCGCATTTCAATTTGGGCGCGCTGTTGCAGCAGCAAAACCAATGGCAGGATGCGGCCAAGCATTATCGAACAGCCGTCGAGCAACAACCCGGTTATTACCAGGCTTGGGCCAATTGGGGCGCGGTGCTGCAAACGCTTGGCGACCTGAAAGCGGCCGAGCAGTGTTACCGCAAAGCCCTGGAGATCAATGCCGATGCGCTGGGCTATTTCAATCTCGGCACCAATCTTTACGACCAGGGCGCGCACGGCCAAGCCATCGACGCTTTCAAAGCAGCGTTGCGCCTGGATCCGCAATTCGCCGACGCCTGGAACGACCTGGGTGAAATTTACCGCGACCAAGGCAACATGGAGGAAGCGGTGCGTTGTTACCGCGCCGCGCTGCAAGCCAATCCCGATCACGGCCGTGCCAATTACAATCTGGGCGAGAGTTATTGTTTGGGAGGACAGTTCGAGCAGGCGATCCCTTACTTCTCGGCGTCGGATTTCGCCGACGCTCAAGAGCGGGTGTTGTTGTGTTTGTATAAAACGCGTCAATTCGACGCGTTCAAACAGCGCCTGGATGAATTGATCGCCCAAGACCGCCACAACTCGGTATTGCTGGGCAGTTTGGCGACGCACTACGCCACCAATTTCCGGCAATCCGACGTGTACGGCTACTGTCGCGATCCGATGGCGTTCGTTCAGCACACCCGGATAGCCGAACTGACGGAACCCGGCAGCGCCTTGCTGAACCAATTGCTGGATGACGTCAAACACTTGGCCATCGCCGAGCGCAAGCAGGGGCGTTTGTATTACGGCATGCAGTCAGCAGGAAATTTATTGCAGCGACCGGAAGCCTCGTTTCAGCAGTTGGCGACACTGATCCGCGCCAAGGTCAAAGCTTACCAACAACACTTTGCCGGCAGCGACGATGCCTTGATTCGCTTGTTTCCGAAAACGCTGGAATTCGCCAGCTCCTGGTATTTACGCATGGACCAGGGCGGCTATTTGACCTCGCACATCCACGAAGAAGGCTGGATCAGCGGCTGCGTCTACCTGCAACTACCGGACAAATGCAACAACCATGAAGGCAGTTTCGAATACGGTACCGACGGCGATGACTACCCGCGTCTGCACGACGACTTTCCGACCCAAATCGTCGACCAAAAAGTTGGTGACCTGGTGTTGTTCCCGTCCTCGTTGTTTCACCGCACAATTCCATTCAATTCCGACCAGGAACGAATTTGTATTGCATTTGACATTAAGCCGGGTAGATAG
- a CDS encoding zinc metalloprotease HtpX has product MNRAIRRSHRWLNRLQTVLLVAALLGICALAGSLLFGDDGIWMALAAAGFGLLITPSTAWRLTLSFYRARPIYPQEAPVLWQMLETLAERAELTRAPTPYFFPSPVINAFAVGSRKQSAIALSDSLLQRLSTRELAGVLAHEISHIANNDLRVMSLADAVSRITAVFASLGQLFLLLSIPAMLLADVVFEFNWPAILLLLFSPHLALLAQLGLSRTREYDADLNAAMLTGDPLGLAQALAHIEQASKGWLAVLFPGWGNPEPSWLRTHPPTEERIRRLQALVPAAPSHWLDYAPLLGYRVIPARRAPRWRIGGLWR; this is encoded by the coding sequence ATGAATCGCGCTATTCGCCGCAGCCATCGCTGGCTGAATCGGCTGCAAACCGTTTTATTGGTTGCCGCGTTGTTGGGTATTTGCGCGCTGGCCGGCAGTCTGTTATTCGGCGACGACGGTATCTGGATGGCCCTGGCGGCGGCCGGCTTCGGTTTGTTGATTACACCCAGCACCGCTTGGCGTCTGACCTTGAGTTTCTATCGGGCCCGGCCGATTTATCCGCAAGAGGCCCCGGTACTTTGGCAAATGCTGGAAACGCTGGCCGAACGTGCCGAACTGACCCGCGCACCGACGCCTTACTTCTTCCCCAGTCCGGTCATCAACGCCTTTGCCGTGGGCAGCCGCAAGCAATCGGCGATCGCGCTGAGCGACAGCCTGTTGCAGCGCCTATCGACCCGAGAACTGGCGGGTGTGTTGGCCCACGAAATCTCGCATATTGCCAACAACGATTTGCGGGTGATGAGTCTGGCTGATGCGGTTAGCCGCATCACTGCGGTGTTTGCGAGTTTAGGGCAATTGTTTCTACTGCTAAGTATTCCGGCCATGCTGCTTGCCGATGTCGTATTCGAGTTCAACTGGCCGGCGATACTGCTATTGTTGTTTTCGCCGCACTTGGCTCTGCTGGCGCAACTGGGCTTGTCCCGCACTCGCGAATACGACGCCGATTTGAATGCGGCCATGCTGACCGGCGACCCGCTGGGTTTGGCGCAAGCGCTGGCCCATATCGAACAAGCCAGCAAGGGCTGGCTGGCCGTGTTGTTTCCCGGTTGGGGTAACCCGGAACCGTCCTGGCTGCGCACCCATCCGCCAACCGAAGAACGGATTCGTCGGCTACAGGCCTTGGTGCCGGCGGCGCCGAGTCACTGGCTGGACTATGCACCGTTACTGGGTTACCGCGTAATTCCGGCACGGCGGGCGCCGCGCTGGCGAATCGGCGGTTTGTGGCGATAA
- a CDS encoding type II toxin-antitoxin system death-on-curing family toxin: protein MAELFFISKALALQIHRQQIERFGGALGIRDEALLESALGAARQTWHYSGDIFQTAAQYCYSLANNHPFLDGNKRVAAACMLVFLVANQKQPTMDDTQFYDWVISTATRQVSREELADFLKQHCA from the coding sequence ATGGCCGAGTTGTTTTTCATCTCGAAAGCATTGGCGTTACAGATACATCGTCAACAGATAGAACGCTTTGGCGGTGCTTTGGGTATTCGAGACGAAGCGCTGTTGGAATCGGCGCTTGGTGCGGCACGACAGACTTGGCACTACAGCGGCGATATATTTCAGACCGCCGCTCAATATTGCTATTCGCTAGCCAACAACCATCCGTTTCTGGACGGCAACAAGCGGGTAGCGGCCGCCTGCATGCTGGTGTTTCTGGTCGCCAACCAAAAACAACCAACGATGGACGACACTCAGTTTTACGACTGGGTTATTAGTACGGCAACCCGGCAAGTCAGTCGCGAAGAACTGGCTGACTTTTTAAAACAGCATTGCGCGTAA
- the cysD gene encoding sulfate adenylyltransferase subunit CysD has translation MTDYKLTHLKQLEAESIHIIREVAAEFEKPVMLYSIGKDSAVMLHLTRKAFFPGKPPFPLLHVDTTWKFREMIEFRNNMAKDLGWDLIVHINQEGVAQGIGPFTHGSKKHTDVMKTDALKQALNKYQFDAAFGGARRDEEKSRAKERVYSFRDKNHRWDPKNQRPELWNIYNGKIDKGESIRVFPLSNWTELDIWQYIHLENIPIVPLYFAKERPVVNKDGMLIMVDDDRMPIGPEDKVEMKMVRFRTLGCYPLTGAVESTATTLPEIIQEMLLTTTSERQGRLIDHDQAGSMEQKKREGYF, from the coding sequence ATGACCGATTATAAACTGACCCACCTGAAACAGCTCGAAGCCGAAAGTATCCACATCATCCGCGAAGTGGCAGCGGAATTCGAAAAGCCCGTCATGCTCTATTCCATCGGCAAGGACTCGGCGGTCATGCTGCATCTGACCCGCAAAGCCTTCTTTCCCGGCAAACCGCCGTTTCCGTTGTTGCACGTCGATACCACCTGGAAATTCCGGGAAATGATCGAGTTTCGGAACAACATGGCCAAAGATCTGGGCTGGGACCTGATCGTCCATATCAATCAGGAAGGCGTTGCCCAAGGCATTGGCCCGTTCACCCACGGTAGTAAGAAGCATACCGACGTCATGAAAACCGATGCGCTGAAACAAGCCTTGAACAAATACCAGTTTGATGCGGCTTTCGGCGGCGCCCGCCGCGACGAGGAAAAATCCCGCGCCAAGGAGCGGGTTTACTCGTTTCGTGACAAGAACCACCGCTGGGACCCAAAAAACCAGCGCCCGGAGCTTTGGAACATCTATAACGGCAAGATCGACAAGGGCGAATCGATTCGGGTATTTCCGCTATCCAACTGGACTGAATTGGACATCTGGCAATACATCCATCTGGAAAACATCCCCATCGTCCCGCTGTACTTCGCCAAAGAGCGCCCGGTGGTCAATAAGGATGGCATGTTGATCATGGTCGACGACGACCGGATGCCGATCGGCCCCGAAGACAAAGTCGAAATGAAAATGGTGCGCTTCCGTACCCTGGGCTGCTACCCGCTGACCGGCGCCGTCGAATCGACCGCAACCACCTTGCCGGAGATCATTCAAGAAATGTTGCTGACCACCACGTCCGAGCGTCAAGGCCGCTTGATCGACCACGATCAGGCCGGATCGATGGAACAGAAAAAACGCGAAGGGTATTTTTAA
- the trxC gene encoding thioredoxin TrxC, which yields MSESIHLACPHCAAINRLPAARLAQHPKCGQCHQALFTGHPLELTAANFDKHLRSSEIPLLVDFWAAWCGPCRMMAPAFAQAAGLLEPTMRLGKIDTEAQVELSAHYQIRSIPTLILFKGGREIVRQAGATSAQDIVRWAKSHA from the coding sequence ATGAGCGAATCGATTCACTTAGCCTGCCCGCATTGCGCGGCCATCAACCGCCTGCCTGCCGCGCGGCTGGCTCAGCATCCAAAATGCGGCCAATGCCATCAAGCGCTGTTTACCGGCCATCCGCTGGAATTGACCGCCGCCAATTTCGACAAACATCTGCGTTCTAGCGAGATACCGCTGCTAGTGGATTTTTGGGCGGCTTGGTGCGGGCCCTGCCGGATGATGGCGCCGGCCTTTGCCCAGGCGGCCGGCTTATTGGAACCGACGATGCGCCTGGGAAAAATCGACACCGAAGCGCAGGTCGAGTTGAGCGCGCATTACCAGATCCGCAGCATCCCGACGCTGATTCTGTTCAAGGGCGGCCGCGAAATCGTCCGCCAGGCCGGGGCGACGTCAGCCCAAGACATCGTGCGCTGGGCAAAAAGTCACGCTTGA
- a CDS encoding DnaJ C-terminal domain-containing protein, with protein MQYKDYYQILGVGRDAALADIKKAYRKLARKYHPDISKEPDAEARMKEVNEAYAVLSDTEKRAAYDQLGRGYRSGQEFHPPPNWDAGFEFSSGDTADFGDFFSQLFGRMGARGRGGPFEAHAGSFQAQGEDHHAKVLLDIEDAFRGATRQISLRVPAMDAGGHVTLNTRTLNVKIPRGVYEGQIIRLAGQGSPGVGHGKSGDLLLEVHFNPHPQLRVDGNNLHMTLAVTPWEAALGAVLPVNLFETGLKVRIPEGTQSGQQLRVRGKGIPSATPGDLLLDIHVVLPPANTAKARELYQAMARELAFDPRAAHGS; from the coding sequence GTGCAATACAAAGATTATTACCAGATTTTGGGCGTCGGCCGCGATGCGGCTTTGGCCGATATCAAAAAGGCCTATCGTAAATTGGCCCGTAAATACCATCCGGACATTTCCAAAGAGCCGGATGCCGAAGCGCGGATGAAGGAAGTCAACGAGGCATATGCCGTCTTGTCCGACACCGAGAAACGCGCGGCCTACGATCAGCTCGGCCGCGGTTACCGTTCCGGCCAGGAGTTTCATCCGCCGCCGAACTGGGACGCCGGCTTCGAGTTTTCCAGCGGCGATACGGCGGATTTCGGCGATTTTTTCAGCCAGTTGTTCGGCCGCATGGGCGCGCGCGGCCGCGGCGGTCCGTTCGAAGCCCACGCCGGTAGTTTTCAGGCCCAGGGCGAGGATCATCATGCCAAAGTGTTGCTCGACATTGAGGATGCTTTCCGCGGCGCCACTCGTCAGATCAGTTTGCGGGTGCCGGCGATGGATGCCGGCGGCCACGTTACACTGAACACCCGCACCTTGAACGTCAAAATCCCCAGGGGCGTCTACGAAGGCCAGATCATTCGCCTGGCCGGTCAGGGCTCGCCGGGCGTGGGCCACGGCAAGTCCGGCGACCTGTTGCTGGAAGTCCATTTCAATCCGCATCCGCAATTGCGCGTCGACGGTAACAATCTGCATATGACTTTGGCGGTGACGCCATGGGAAGCGGCACTCGGCGCGGTGTTGCCGGTCAATTTGTTCGAGACCGGATTGAAAGTGCGGATTCCGGAGGGTACCCAGAGCGGCCAGCAATTGCGCGTGCGCGGCAAGGGTATCCCCAGCGCGACGCCCGGCGATTTGCTGCTGGATATACACGTGGTGCTGCCGCCGGCCAACACCGCCAAAGCCAGAGAACTTTACCAAGCCATGGCGCGCGAATTGGCTTTCGATCCGCGCGCCGCACACGGGAGCTGA
- a CDS encoding site-specific integrase translates to MATFRKRGSGSWQARIQRKGHPDLTKSFGTKAEAQTWARQIEAEIDRGNYSAPAPIETDGTTLRDLLCRYLELITPKKKGAIHEGHRVKSWINSPIANKPLAEIKSSDFAKWRDERLGKELSPNTVRLDLAVISNVYSIARTEWGFESLANPIKLIKLPKLPNGRTRRLTPEELRKLIQALEYTQEVHQIVQLAVETGMRRSELLGMTWENVDTAKRVVLLPDTKNGDSREVPLSSRALEVLNSVGVKTEGPVFTTKPDSVSQAFSRACKRANLKDLRFHDLRHEATSRLFEKGLNTMEVSAITGHKTLSMLKRYTHLKASDLALRLG, encoded by the coding sequence ATGGCTACATTTCGAAAGCGCGGGTCCGGCTCTTGGCAAGCCAGGATACAGCGCAAAGGACACCCAGACTTAACCAAGTCTTTCGGTACCAAAGCGGAGGCCCAGACCTGGGCTCGGCAGATTGAAGCGGAGATCGATCGAGGGAACTACTCGGCACCAGCTCCAATTGAAACCGATGGGACTACCCTAAGAGACTTACTCTGCCGGTATCTGGAATTAATCACACCAAAAAAGAAAGGTGCTATCCATGAGGGCCACCGGGTAAAAAGCTGGATAAATTCGCCCATCGCGAATAAGCCTCTAGCAGAAATTAAAAGCAGTGACTTTGCCAAGTGGCGCGATGAGCGGTTAGGTAAGGAGCTCTCCCCCAATACTGTACGCCTAGACTTGGCCGTTATTTCCAACGTGTACAGCATCGCCCGGACTGAGTGGGGTTTTGAGTCGCTAGCTAATCCCATCAAGCTCATCAAGCTCCCTAAGTTACCGAACGGCAGAACCAGAAGGCTCACCCCGGAAGAACTCCGTAAACTTATCCAAGCCCTGGAGTACACCCAAGAAGTTCACCAGATAGTCCAGCTTGCCGTCGAAACCGGCATGCGTCGATCTGAGCTCCTGGGTATGACCTGGGAGAATGTCGACACCGCCAAGCGTGTTGTACTCCTCCCGGATACCAAGAACGGTGATTCTCGGGAGGTACCGTTATCCTCCAGAGCCTTGGAGGTGCTCAACAGTGTAGGCGTTAAAACTGAAGGGCCGGTATTCACCACCAAGCCCGACTCAGTGTCCCAAGCCTTCAGCCGTGCCTGTAAGCGGGCCAACCTCAAAGACCTACGGTTTCACGACTTACGCCATGAGGCCACCTCCAGGTTATTCGAGAAGGGGCTCAACACGATGGAGGTCTCAGCCATTACCGGGCATAAGACCTTATCCATGCTCAAACGATACACCCACCTCAAGGCCAGCGACTTGGCGTTAAGGCTCGGCTGA